A window of the Brachybacterium sacelli genome harbors these coding sequences:
- a CDS encoding FecCD family ABC transporter permease, whose product MTATLETSRQDARAPESAGTTAARRRELRKSLTLVVGLIASVLALVTAVTIGTSGVGFGDVVRSIMLSIFGGTISAEFASSYSVITQLRLPRVLLAFAAGAALSVSGVLMQGLLRNPLVSPFTLGVSPAAAFGAALVITVAGTNQLPVWATIGGAMVMALTVSAVVLGIATARRMAVATLLLLGIAMTQIFEALTSALQFTANENTLQAIIRWTFGSVNDASWNDVLVVGIITAIAIPLTLWFSKDLNAIAFAGDDAARSFGVNVGPLRVGLIALAVTLAAVVVSFCGIIGFVGLVGPHIARLAIGADHRHLLPFAALSGGLLLLVADAVGRTVIAPAVVPVGIVVAFIGGPVFIYLILTRRNTLK is encoded by the coding sequence ATGACGGCCACCCTCGAGACCTCGCGCCAGGACGCCCGAGCCCCCGAGTCCGCCGGGACGACCGCCGCCCGCCGCCGCGAGCTGCGCAAGTCCCTCACCCTCGTCGTCGGTCTCATCGCCTCCGTGCTCGCCCTGGTCACCGCGGTGACCATCGGCACCTCCGGGGTCGGGTTCGGCGACGTGGTCCGCTCGATCATGCTCAGCATCTTCGGCGGGACCATCAGCGCCGAGTTCGCCTCGTCCTACTCGGTGATCACCCAGCTGCGGTTGCCGCGCGTGCTGCTGGCCTTCGCCGCGGGCGCCGCCCTGTCCGTCTCCGGTGTGCTCATGCAAGGGCTTCTGCGCAACCCGCTGGTCAGCCCTTTCACGCTGGGCGTGTCCCCGGCGGCCGCCTTCGGGGCGGCCCTGGTGATCACCGTGGCCGGCACCAACCAGCTGCCGGTCTGGGCCACCATCGGCGGGGCGATGGTGATGGCGCTGACGGTCTCCGCCGTGGTGCTCGGCATCGCGACCGCCCGACGCATGGCCGTGGCCACCCTGCTGCTGCTCGGCATCGCCATGACCCAGATCTTCGAGGCGCTCACCTCGGCGCTGCAGTTCACCGCCAACGAGAACACGCTGCAGGCGATCATCCGCTGGACCTTCGGGTCCGTGAACGACGCCAGCTGGAACGACGTGCTCGTCGTCGGCATCATCACCGCGATCGCCATCCCGCTCACCCTGTGGTTCTCGAAGGATCTCAATGCCATCGCCTTCGCGGGCGACGACGCCGCCCGCAGCTTCGGCGTGAACGTCGGCCCGCTGCGCGTCGGCCTGATCGCCCTGGCGGTCACGCTGGCCGCGGTCGTGGTCAGCTTCTGCGGGATCATCGGTTTCGTCGGACTCGTCGGCCCCCATATCGCGCGCCTGGCGATCGGCGCCGACCACCGACACCTGCTGCCCTTCGCAGCCCTCTCCGGTGGGCTCCTGCTGCTGGTGGCCGACGCCGTCGGCCGTACGGTGATCGCCCCGGCGGTGGTGCCCGTCGGCAT